DNA sequence from the Desulfovibrio sp. genome:
CCCTTGGCATCATCAAGGCTGATCTTGGCATACGCGACGGGCGCATTGCCGCCATCGGCAAGGCTGGCAACCCCGATGTACAGCCAGATGTAGACGTGATCATCGGTCCCGGCACGGAGATTATTGCGGGCGAAGGCTGCTTGCTCACCGCTGGCGGCATGGACTCGCACATCCATTTCATCTGCCCGCAACAGGTGGAAGAAGCCCTTGCCAGCGGCATCACCACCATGCTTGGCGGCGGCACCGGCCCTGCCACGGGCACCAACGCCACCACCTGCACCCCCGGCCCCTGGCATCTGGAGCGCATGCTGGCCGCCACAGACGCCTTGCCCATGAACTTTGGCTTCTTGGGCAAGGGCAATGCCGCCATGCCCGAAGCCCTGCGCGAGCAGCTCGAGGCAGGCGCTTGCGGCCTGAAATTGCATGAAGACTGGGGCACCACCCCGGCCGCCATCGACACCTGCCTCACCGTGGCTGACGAATACGATGTGCAGGTGGCCATCCATACCGACACGCTCAATGAGGCGGGCTTTGTGGAAGACACGCTGGCTGCGTTCCGTGGCCGCACCATCCACACCTACCACACGGAAGGCGCAGGCGGCGGACACGCGCCCGACATTCTGCGCGCCTGTTCCCTGCCCAACGTGCTGCCCTCGTCCACCAATCCCACTCGCCCCTATACGGTGAACACCGTGGACGAACATCTGGACATGCTCATGGTCTGCCACCACCTCAACCCCTCCCTGCCAGAGGACGCTGCCTTTGCCGATTCGCGCATCCGGCGCGAAACCATTGCCGCAGAGGACATTTTGCAGGACATGGGCGTGATCTCCATGATTTCCTCAGACTCGCAGGCCATGGGCCGCGTGGGGGAGGTCATTACCCGCGCGTGGCAGACCGCCCACAAGATGAAGGTGCAGCGCGGCCCCCTGCCCGAGGACCGTGGGCGCGGCAACGACAACTTCCGCGTGCGCCGGTATCTGGCCAAGTACACCTGCAATCCCGCCGTGACCCACGGCCTTTCTCACGCCATTGGCGCTGTGGCCCCCGGCCTTCTGGCCGACCTCGTATTGTGGAAGCCCGCCTTCTTTGGGGTCAAACCCTCGCTGGTCATCAAGGGCGGGCAGATAGCCGCCGCGCCCATGGGCGATGCCAACGCCTCCATCCCCACGCCGCAACCCATGCACTATCGGCCCATGTTTGGTGCGCTGGGGCAGGCTGCGGCTGCCGCCAGCCTGAGCTTTGTTTCGCGCGCCTTCATGGAAAACGGCGGCGAGGGGCGGTTGCGGGAGCTGGGCCTGCTGCGCGGGCTTTCCTCCTGCCGGGGTACGCGCACCCTGTGCAAGAGCGACCTCCTGCTCAACAGTGCGACCCCTGCCATTTCCGTGAACCCGCAAACCTATGAAGTTCGCGCTGACGGCGAGATCCTCACCTGCGCCCCGGCGGAAGTGCTGCCGCTGGCGCAACGGTATTTCTTGTTCTAGGCAACCAACCAAGGAGCGACCATGCTGGAATTTACCGAAAACATGGGGCAGCGCACCAATCTGGAGCCTACGGCCACCCTCACCCTGACCTGGGAGCAGCGCGGCAAGTGCCGCCAGCGGCTGCGGCTGGACAGCGGCGAAGAAGCGGGCCTGTTTCTCACGCGGGGGCAGGTTCTGCGCGAAGGCGATATTCTGCGTGCCGGGGACGTTCTGGCGATTGTGCGCAACGGTGCGGAACCCGTGGTGACAGGCATTGCCCCCAACTGGGAAGTCCTAGCCCGGGCCTGCTATCACCTTGGCAACCGCCATGCCGCCTTGCAGCTCGGGCACAAATGGCTGCGCTTCATGCCAGACCACGTGCTTGAAGAACTGGCGGAAAATCTGGGCCTGCGCCTGCGCCGCGAAAACCTTCCCTTTGTACCCGAGGGCGGAGCCTACGGCGGACACGGCCACAGTCATGGCTGAACAGGCAGCCGGACTGGCTACCGAGCGGGCATCCGAACTGCCGCCGCCTGCAAGGACGCTGGCTGGCGGAGCCTGCCTTGCTCAACATGTTCAACAGTGCGCGGCGCATGGGCAGGCGAGGGATGCCGCAGGGCAAACCGGGCCGCATGCAGGCCGTGGCTGTAGCCGCACGGCATGGAATGGGCCGCAGTTTGGCCTGACAGCCCTGCTCTATCTGGCGGGGCAATCCCTTCCTGTTGGCGGTTTTGCGTGGTCGCAGGGGCTTGCAGCCGCCGTGGAACGGGGACATGCAGACACTGCGGAAGGCGTGCGCCGCTGGCTTTGGGGCGTACTGCGCCTCGGCCTTGTCCGCAACGACCTGCCGCTGCTGCTGCGCATGCACACGGCGGCAAGCAACGCGGATGCCGATGCTCTGGCCCGCTGGAACGCCCTTATGCTTGCCGGGCGCGAAAGCCGCGAACTGTGGCAGGAAGAAATCCAGATGGGGCGCGCCCTGCGCCGCATTTTGCACGATCAGGACATGCTGCCGCACTGGCCTCTGCCAGACAACGCGGGGTACACAGCCTGTTTTGCGGTCGCAGCCGTCATGCTCGACCAGCACGCCCGCAGCATGGAGCCTTTTAGCGATCCTGCCGCGCAGCAACGCGCCGGAGTGGACGCAGCCTGCGCCTTTGTGTGGAGCTGGTTGCAAAATCAGGTAGCCGTGGCCTGCAAAACCGTGCCTCTGGGGCAGACCGCCGCGCAAAAACTGTTGCTGGAGTTCATGCCTGCCGTGCCGCAACTGGTGGCGCAGGCAGCGGCCCTGCCCGATGAAGACATCGGCTCCAGCCTCCCCGGTCTTGCCCTGTGCAGCGCCGGACACGAACGACAATACACCCGACTTTTCAGGAGTTGAACGTCATGACCAATAGACCCTGCCTGCGAGTGGGCGTTGGCGGCCCTGTGGGTTCCGGCAAAACGGCCCTCTTGCGTCACCTGTGCATGCGCCTTCGCAAGCACTACAACATGGCTGTCGTCACCAACGACATATACACCCGTGAAGATGCGGAATTTCTGCTGCGTCACAACGCCCTTGAAGCCGACCGCATCATCGGCGTTGAAACGGGCGGCTGCCCGCACACTGCCATCCGCGAAGACGCATCCATGAACATTCAGGCCATTGAAGAGCTTCAGGCCCGCCATTCCGGCCTTGAGCTGGTACTGGTGGAAAGCGGCGGTGACAACCTCTCTGCCACGTTCAGCCCCGAACTGGCAGACCTGACCATCTATGTCATCGATGTGAGCGGCGGAGACAAAATTCCGCGCAAGGGCGGCCCCGGCATCACCAAGTCCGATCTGCTCATCATCAACAAGGTTGACCTCGCGCCCATGGTGCATGCCTCGCTGGACGTGATGGAGCGCGACACCCGGCGCATGCGCGGCGAACGCCCCTATGTGCTCACAGAGATGCTTTCCGGTGCCGGCATTGAAGCCGTGATCGCCTTTATCATCCGCGAGGGCATGCTGCGGCTGCCTGACCAGTCAGTATAAGTGCCTTGCCTGCCGCGTGGATGCCCGCCACGCAGACGCAAAAAACGCCCGCAAATTGCGGGCGTTTTTAGTAGCTCTACTAAGGAGAGACGATTAATCAGTAGCCTGCGCCTTGAGCGCATCGGCCTGGGCCACTGTGCTCAGTGCTTCAATCAGAGGATCAATTTCGCCTTCCATGATGCGGTCCAGAGAATACAGGGTCAGGTTGATGCGGTGATCCGTGCAACGCCCCTGCGGGAAATTATAGGTGCGGATGCGTTCGGAACGGTCTCCGGAACCCACCTGCGACTTGCGGTCGGCGGAAATTTCCGAATTATAGCGTTCACGCTCGGCGGCCAGGATGCGGGAGGCAAGCACCTTCATGGCGCGGGCCTTGTTTTTGTGCTGCGAACGTTCGTCCTGACAGGTCACAACGGTATTGGTGGGCAAGTGCGTGATGCGCACAGCCGATTCCGTCTTGTTGACGTGCTGGCCGCCAGCGCCGGAAGCCCGGTAAATGTCGATGCGCAGGTCTTCGGGGCGGATTTCCACGTCCACTTCTTCCGCCTCGGGCATAACGGCCACGGTGGCGGCTGAGGTGTGGATGCGGCCCTGAGCTTCTGTGGCGGGCACGCGCTGCACGCGATGGGTGCCAGCCTCAAACTTGAGGCGGCTGTACACCTTGTTGCCGCTGATAAGGCAGATAACTTCCTTGAGGCCGCCCGATTCAGAGGGCGATTCGCTCATGAGTTCCACCTTCCAGCCCTTAACTTCGGCATAGCGTGAATACATGCGGAACAGGTCAGCGGCAAACAGGGCCGCTTCTTCGCCGCCGGTACCGGCGCGGATTTCAAGAATGGTGTTCTTTTCGTCCAGCGGATCCTTGGGCAGCAGCATAAGCTTGAGCTCCTGCTCCACCGCGGGTAGTTCCGTTTCAATGCGGCGCAGGTCTTCCTGGGCAAGCTCGCGCATTTCCGGGTCTTCATCGCGCAGCAGCTGCTTGTTTTCGGCCTGTTCCTGCAACAGCGCCTTGTGGCGGCGGTAGCTTTCAACAATGTCGCGCAGATCGGCATGGGCCTTGGTGAGCTTGCGGTAGTGTTCCTGATCGTTGAACACGTCCGGCTCAGCCAGGGAATGCTCCAGCTCCATGAATTTCTTTTCCAGACCTTCCAATTTGGCGAACATAGGTGTCTCCAACACGCTGTGGGCGGAAAAAACGAAAAACGGGCGCGCAGCCATGCCGCAAGCAGCATGCCAGGCAACAGGCCCATGTACAGCATCTGCCGCAAAGGCGGCAGAAAAAGACGACAAATACGCGCTATTCCGTGGTGTAGGCTACGGTGCGCACCCTCGCGCCGTCATCCGGGCCAAGGGCTTCACGCAGGGCCACCACAGCCACCTCAAGCTGGCTTTCGTCAGGCTCGTAGGTAGTGAGCCGCTGGAGGGCCAGCCCCGGAGCGCGCAGCACCGTTGCCAACAGCCCTTCGGGCAACTTGGCGGCGTAGCGTATAAGCTCATAGGCCAGCGCGCTAATGGGCACCATCAGCAGCAGCTTGACGCCAATGGTGAGGACATGTTTGGCAACCTCGCCCTGCGGCGTGTAAATGCTCAGCATCAGGGGAACCAGCACCGCATGCAGCAATATGGAAATGCTGATGACAAACAGCAAAAATGTGGTTCCGCAACGCGGATGCAGGCGGCTTTTGCCCATGGCGGAGGCAGCGTCCACATCCCCCCCCGCCTCATAGGCGTGGATGGTTTTGTGCTCTGCCCCGTGATACTGAAAAACACGGCGGATATCAGGCACATACGAAATTGCCTTGATATACCCCATGAAGATGCAGCACTTGAAAAAGCCGTCCCAGAGGTGGAACGAGAGCCCTTCCACATCGCCGCCAAGACGCGCCCAGAGCATCACCAGCGAGAGCAGGTGCGGCACAACCACAAAAAGGCCCACTGCCATCAGCAGGGCCAGAATCAGCGTAAGCACCAGATGCCAGCCGGAGATTTCCTCCTGCTCGCTCTGGGCCACAGCTTCAACCGAGCGGTTGAGCGCCTTGATGCCGTTGACCAGAGTCTCCAGCAGCACGGGAAAGCCCCGCACAAAGGGCTTTTTGAGCCAAGGGCTGCGGGTAAGCGAAAACCACGGGCAGCGCATGGCACGAATGACCCCGTCGGTCTGGCGAACAGCCAGTCCGTAGACATCACCGTGACGCATCATCACGCCTTCCATGACGGCCTGCCCACCCACCGGGGCGCATTCCGCATTCAAAAGAGCGAGGGCAAGCTGCAACACACCGCTCGCGCGCTTTGCGCGCGGGGCGATTTGCTGCGAGCCTGCCCGCCGCGAACTTTCGGGCATCATGCCAGTGCTGGAGTCCCGGTAAAGGCCCGACCCAAGCTTACTGCTGATCAAACTTGGCGTACTTCTTGCGGAAGCGGTCAATACGACCAGCGGTATCAAGAAAACGCTGCTTGCCGGTGAAGAAAGGATGGCAAGCGGAGCAAACTTCCACGTTAACCTGTTCGCCCTTGGTGGAGAGCACGTGCTCTTCATTGCCGCAGGCGCAGGTGATGGTGGCGTTGAACACTTTGGGATGGATATCATTTTTCATGGCAGCTACCTCGTGAACGCGGCATAATCCAGCTTTTACAGCAATTCGGACGCCCGCGCGTTTTACCCTTGGCGCGGCGCAGTACCGCACAAGGGCAAGCTATATAGCCCTCTTTTGCGGCTTTGGCAAGTGCGCCGGGCAGGGTTAAGCATAAAATGGCGTTACGGCCTCTTGCGATGGGTCAGCGACAATCCATTTCGCGGCCCCTTGCGGGCAATTTGGGGGCAGCCCGGGGCAGCCTTGTGGTTGACGCGGCAAGCAGCTATAAGACCCCCATGCCTAAATCACCCAGACAACGCGCCGACCAGCTTGTATTTGAACAGGGCCTTGCGGAAAGCCGCGAGCAGGCCCGCCGCCTCATTATGGCGGGCAAGATCATTCTTGAGCAGACGGTTCCCGGTGCGCCGCCGCAGGTTGTGCCCAAACCGGGGCATCCTTTTGCCGCAGACACGGTTTTTGCCCTGCTGGAACCGGAACGCTACGTGAGCCGTGGCGCTTACAAGCTTTTGACCATCCTTGAGCATTTCAAGCTAGACGTGACCGACTTTGTGTGCCTGGACGCGGGCGCTTCCACCGGTGGCTTTACGGACTGCCTGCTGCAACGGGGGGCCAAACACGTTTATGCAGTGGATGTGGGCAAAAACCAGTTGCACGAACGCCTGCGCGCCGATGAACGGGTAGTAAACCTTGAAGGCGTCAACCTGCGCCATGCGGAGCAGAGCCTTATCCCCGAAATGGTTGATCTGGTGGTCGCGGACGTTTCCTTTATTTCGCTCACCCTCGTGCTGCCCTCGTGCATGCCCTGGCTCAAACCCGGCGGCATGCTCGCCACGCTCATCAAACCCCAGTTTGAGCTTGGCCCCGGCGAAACCGTCAAGGGCGTGGTGCGCGATGAGGCGGCCCGCCAACGCGCGGTGGACAAAATCCTGCTCTTCACCCAGGCCAATCTGGGTCTTGAATGTCAGGGGGTGCTGCCCGCAGCCATCAAGGGCCCCAAGGGCAATCAGGAATACATGGCCCTGTTTGCGCGGCAGGGTCAGGCAAGCGCGTAAGGCCGCCTATTTCTTCGGATCAGATTCCTCTGCATCCGCCGCGTCGGCATCCCCGACATTGTTCTGGACGGACGCGACAGCGGCCTTTTTTCCCGCAGGCGCAAACAGCCGCCCGCGCTGCACGGCCTTGTTGCCAAAGCGGTTGCGCAGATCGTCCAGCGCGGCATCCAGTTTTTGCCTTCTGGCCTCAACCTGCGGATCCAGCCCCTGCGTTGCGGGCTTGACCGCGCCCGGCAGGATCAGTTGCGCCACAGGCGCGTCAAAGCCTGAAACCCCAAGACCGATAAGCCGTACAGGTTGCGGCAGGGGCAGCTCGCGCAGCAGTGCGCAACCCACCTCAAAAATGGTTTCCGTGGCGTTTATGCCCTCCGGCAAGGTGCGCGAACGGGTAACCTGCCTGAAATCCGTATACTTGACCTTGAGCGTCACCGTGCGGCCCCTGTAGCCGTGCCGCCGCAGCGAGGCACCCACGCGCTCTGCATGGGCCAGCAGCATGCGCTGCAAAAAATCCCGGTCGCGCGTGTCCTCGGTAAAGGTGCATTCCGCACTTTCGCTCTTGGCGGCGCGCTCGGTTTCTATGCCGCGCGGGTCGCGCCCGTGCACGCGCTCATACAGCACACCGCCCCACTTACCGTATTTGCGCAGCATGAAGTCCAGACTGTAGCGGCGCAACTGCCCCACTGTCCGCACACCCAGACCTTGCAGGCTCTCAACCATGCGCTTGCCAACGCCGGGAATCTTGCCCACGGGCAGGGTTGCCAGAAAGTCGTCCACGTCTTCGGGCCGCAGAATGAACATGCCATCGGGCTTGTTGATGTCTGAACAAATCTTGGCAAGAAACTTCACCGGTGCGGCCCCGGCGGAACAGGTAAGCCCGCCCGTGGCCTCGCACACACGCTCCTTGATGCGCAGAAGCAGCTCTTCCAGCGAACCGAACAGCCGCTCAAGACCTGTGGCGTCCACATAGGCCTCATCCACGCTGGCCTGCTCTACAAGGGGCGAAAACTCGCCAAGGGCCGCCATGACCGCCCGCGAAAGCTCGGCATAGCGCGAGTGTCGGCCACGCACCACAATGCCCTGCGGGCAGAGCCTGCGCGCCGTTGCCATGGGCATGGCGGAATGCACCCCAAAAACGCGTGCCTCATAAGAACAGGTGGAAACCACACCCCGCTGCTCGCCGCCCACAATGACGGGCTTGCCGCGCAGGGACGGGTCGTCCATCTGCTCTACCGATGCAAAAAAGGCATCCATGTCTATGTGGATGATCATGACAACATTCCGGGCGCTGGTTTCACTATTGCGTATGGGGTTAATTTGATTCGGTGCTTATGATTTTTCTTTGCTGTTCACGTTAACGGGCAACAAGTTTCGCGTAATTCATACTTCTCAATAAGCTACGCTTAAAAAGATGGATTTTGTCCTCTGGCAAGGAAAAGGCCTGTTTCAGGACAGCAACCTACAAAGACGGTAGTCGTAGCTCGCACAGGTGTGGTTTTGTTCTCCGGCAAGGAAGAATGGCTTTTTGCGCAAGGAGTGTACAAAAAAGGTACTCGACTGA
Encoded proteins:
- the ureC gene encoding urease subunit alpha, which produces MIRIPRSQYAELYGPTTGDRIRLADTELWIEIERDHTVYGDEVCFGGGKVIRDGMGQSQISNADGAMDTVITNAVIMDAALGIIKADLGIRDGRIAAIGKAGNPDVQPDVDVIIGPGTEIIAGEGCLLTAGGMDSHIHFICPQQVEEALASGITTMLGGGTGPATGTNATTCTPGPWHLERMLAATDALPMNFGFLGKGNAAMPEALREQLEAGACGLKLHEDWGTTPAAIDTCLTVADEYDVQVAIHTDTLNEAGFVEDTLAAFRGRTIHTYHTEGAGGGHAPDILRACSLPNVLPSSTNPTRPYTVNTVDEHLDMLMVCHHLNPSLPEDAAFADSRIRRETIAAEDILQDMGVISMISSDSQAMGRVGEVITRAWQTAHKMKVQRGPLPEDRGRGNDNFRVRRYLAKYTCNPAVTHGLSHAIGAVAPGLLADLVLWKPAFFGVKPSLVIKGGQIAAAPMGDANASIPTPQPMHYRPMFGALGQAAAAASLSFVSRAFMENGGEGRLRELGLLRGLSSCRGTRTLCKSDLLLNSATPAISVNPQTYEVRADGEILTCAPAEVLPLAQRYFLF
- the ureE gene encoding urease accessory protein UreE gives rise to the protein MLEFTENMGQRTNLEPTATLTLTWEQRGKCRQRLRLDSGEEAGLFLTRGQVLREGDILRAGDVLAIVRNGAEPVVTGIAPNWEVLARACYHLGNRHAALQLGHKWLRFMPDHVLEELAENLGLRLRRENLPFVPEGGAYGGHGHSHG
- a CDS encoding urease accessory UreF family protein, whose protein sequence is MAEQAAGLATERASELPPPARTLAGGACLAQHVQQCAAHGQARDAAGQTGPHAGRGCSRTAWNGPQFGLTALLYLAGQSLPVGGFAWSQGLAAAVERGHADTAEGVRRWLWGVLRLGLVRNDLPLLLRMHTAASNADADALARWNALMLAGRESRELWQEEIQMGRALRRILHDQDMLPHWPLPDNAGYTACFAVAAVMLDQHARSMEPFSDPAAQQRAGVDAACAFVWSWLQNQVAVACKTVPLGQTAAQKLLLEFMPAVPQLVAQAAALPDEDIGSSLPGLALCSAGHERQYTRLFRS
- the ureG gene encoding urease accessory protein UreG translates to MTNRPCLRVGVGGPVGSGKTALLRHLCMRLRKHYNMAVVTNDIYTREDAEFLLRHNALEADRIIGVETGGCPHTAIREDASMNIQAIEELQARHSGLELVLVESGGDNLSATFSPELADLTIYVIDVSGGDKIPRKGGPGITKSDLLIINKVDLAPMVHASLDVMERDTRRMRGERPYVLTEMLSGAGIEAVIAFIIREGMLRLPDQSV
- the prfA gene encoding peptide chain release factor 1; its protein translation is MFAKLEGLEKKFMELEHSLAEPDVFNDQEHYRKLTKAHADLRDIVESYRRHKALLQEQAENKQLLRDEDPEMRELAQEDLRRIETELPAVEQELKLMLLPKDPLDEKNTILEIRAGTGGEEAALFAADLFRMYSRYAEVKGWKVELMSESPSESGGLKEVICLISGNKVYSRLKFEAGTHRVQRVPATEAQGRIHTSAATVAVMPEAEEVDVEIRPEDLRIDIYRASGAGGQHVNKTESAVRITHLPTNTVVTCQDERSQHKNKARAMKVLASRILAAERERYNSEISADRKSQVGSGDRSERIRTYNFPQGRCTDHRINLTLYSLDRIMEGEIDPLIEALSTVAQADALKAQATD
- a CDS encoding DUF1385 domain-containing protein, whose translation is MEGVMMRHGDVYGLAVRQTDGVIRAMRCPWFSLTRSPWLKKPFVRGFPVLLETLVNGIKALNRSVEAVAQSEQEEISGWHLVLTLILALLMAVGLFVVVPHLLSLVMLWARLGGDVEGLSFHLWDGFFKCCIFMGYIKAISYVPDIRRVFQYHGAEHKTIHAYEAGGDVDAASAMGKSRLHPRCGTTFLLFVISISILLHAVLVPLMLSIYTPQGEVAKHVLTIGVKLLLMVPISALAYELIRYAAKLPEGLLATVLRAPGLALQRLTTYEPDESQLEVAVVALREALGPDDGARVRTVAYTTE
- the rpmE gene encoding 50S ribosomal protein L31 yields the protein MKNDIHPKVFNATITCACGNEEHVLSTKGEQVNVEVCSACHPFFTGKQRFLDTAGRIDRFRKKYAKFDQQ
- a CDS encoding TlyA family RNA methyltransferase, translating into MPKSPRQRADQLVFEQGLAESREQARRLIMAGKIILEQTVPGAPPQVVPKPGHPFAADTVFALLEPERYVSRGAYKLLTILEHFKLDVTDFVCLDAGASTGGFTDCLLQRGAKHVYAVDVGKNQLHERLRADERVVNLEGVNLRHAEQSLIPEMVDLVVADVSFISLTLVLPSCMPWLKPGGMLATLIKPQFELGPGETVKGVVRDEAARQRAVDKILLFTQANLGLECQGVLPAAIKGPKGNQEYMALFARQGQASA
- a CDS encoding DNA polymerase IV produces the protein MRNSETSARNVVMIIHIDMDAFFASVEQMDDPSLRGKPVIVGGEQRGVVSTCSYEARVFGVHSAMPMATARRLCPQGIVVRGRHSRYAELSRAVMAALGEFSPLVEQASVDEAYVDATGLERLFGSLEELLLRIKERVCEATGGLTCSAGAAPVKFLAKICSDINKPDGMFILRPEDVDDFLATLPVGKIPGVGKRMVESLQGLGVRTVGQLRRYSLDFMLRKYGKWGGVLYERVHGRDPRGIETERAAKSESAECTFTEDTRDRDFLQRMLLAHAERVGASLRRHGYRGRTVTLKVKYTDFRQVTRSRTLPEGINATETIFEVGCALLRELPLPQPVRLIGLGVSGFDAPVAQLILPGAVKPATQGLDPQVEARRQKLDAALDDLRNRFGNKAVQRGRLFAPAGKKAAVASVQNNVGDADAADAEESDPKK